A genomic stretch from Bradyrhizobium quebecense includes:
- a CDS encoding NUDIX domain-containing protein, producing MQLRDDLPHVSDPGKISLFGGRREGTETFLECMVREIHEEIGYYLPPERFELIGRYFGPDHSTPGGTLHGEVFLARDVPIDRLRVTEGRLEIVAVDDLERISGRLARPAEYALAIFLKREPVT from the coding sequence ATGCAACTGCGCGACGACCTTCCTCACGTTTCCGACCCCGGCAAGATCAGCCTGTTTGGCGGGCGGCGGGAAGGCACCGAGACTTTCCTGGAATGCATGGTGCGCGAAATCCACGAGGAAATTGGCTACTACCTGCCGCCCGAGCGTTTCGAGCTGATCGGCCGTTATTTCGGACCGGATCATTCGACGCCAGGCGGCACCCTTCACGGCGAGGTGTTCCTTGCGCGGGACGTGCCGATCGACCGGTTGAGGGTCACTGAAGGCCGCCTCGAGATCGTCGCCGTCGACGACCTCGAACGCATCAGCGGCAGGCTTGCACGCCCGGCGGAATATGCGCTCGCGATCTTCCTGAAGCGAGAACCAGTTACCTGA